From Saccharothrix espanaensis DSM 44229, the proteins below share one genomic window:
- a CDS encoding WhiB family transcriptional regulator, whose protein sequence is MLALFGTSGQPSGWRTSAACGGQDTELFFDASHPERAAEVCGGCPVREQCRTDQLAWERHGSAARRYSPAGFVGGLTGRERKAIHYPRSAARDE, encoded by the coding sequence ATGCTCGCGCTGTTCGGCACCAGCGGCCAGCCGTCAGGTTGGCGTACCTCGGCGGCCTGCGGCGGGCAAGACACCGAACTGTTCTTCGATGCCAGCCACCCCGAACGCGCTGCGGAGGTGTGTGGCGGCTGCCCAGTGCGGGAACAGTGCCGAACCGATCAGCTCGCTTGGGAGCGACACGGCTCGGCGGCCCGCCGCTACAGCCCGGCTGGGTTTGTCGGCGGACTGACCGGCCGTGAACGCAAAGCCATCCACTACCCGCGCTCGGCCGCTCGTGACGAGTAG
- a CDS encoding cell division protein FtsK produces the protein MSNSVVGTSRRSAGWEFRTVRWFVRHPGAVAGGGGLGASLAELGPTVTGGIVGGAVVGTAAWYRGHPDTFDAWAAPVLRAWRRRWAGAYTGRRWVSLMGSCGLTKPHHKNGELLVPRVLRVRSWSASIDTVRVRMVPGQALRAFSAVLPELAATLKAERVAVEQGRPGEVVLIVQRDEPFTQVIPAPEMPESSEAVDLRSLCLGETELGGEWREPLIGTHHLTAGATGAGKNSVVMAKLRAVAPMIRDGLVRPWVCDPKLFEFVALRPILDGRYADTPEDCAELIARFVENMQRKQKRLQRKKKRGLPVSRENPLDWLIVDEVGFLLAYNAEHAHEITSACSVISSMGRATNDILDVYVQEPSKDVVPIRDLLPHRVCLRVTSERHPDMVLGDGARERGAIADEISADESSAGIGFRVDPRSRVPRRVRAAYTSDADVDELVAFVKAGPADGGSGLRAVA, from the coding sequence ATGTCGAATTCGGTGGTGGGAACGTCTCGGCGGTCGGCGGGATGGGAGTTCCGCACGGTGCGGTGGTTTGTACGTCATCCCGGCGCGGTGGCCGGCGGTGGCGGGCTGGGGGCGTCGCTGGCCGAGCTCGGCCCGACCGTGACCGGCGGGATTGTCGGCGGGGCCGTGGTTGGCACGGCGGCTTGGTATCGCGGGCACCCCGACACCTTCGACGCCTGGGCGGCTCCGGTGCTGCGGGCGTGGCGACGTCGGTGGGCCGGTGCCTACACCGGGCGTCGCTGGGTGAGCCTGATGGGCTCGTGCGGGCTGACCAAGCCGCACCACAAGAACGGTGAACTGCTGGTGCCGCGTGTGCTGCGGGTCCGGTCGTGGTCGGCGTCGATCGACACGGTTCGGGTGCGCATGGTGCCTGGTCAGGCGTTGCGGGCCTTCTCCGCTGTGCTGCCGGAGTTGGCGGCGACGTTGAAGGCCGAACGGGTCGCGGTCGAGCAGGGGCGGCCTGGTGAGGTCGTGTTGATCGTGCAGCGGGACGAGCCGTTCACGCAGGTAATCCCGGCTCCGGAGATGCCAGAGTCCTCTGAGGCGGTCGACCTGCGGTCGTTGTGCCTCGGAGAGACGGAGCTGGGCGGGGAGTGGCGTGAACCGCTGATCGGTACCCACCACCTGACGGCCGGTGCTACCGGGGCGGGCAAGAACTCCGTCGTGATGGCGAAGCTGCGGGCGGTCGCGCCGATGATTCGTGACGGGTTGGTGCGGCCGTGGGTGTGTGACCCGAAGCTGTTCGAGTTCGTGGCCCTGCGGCCGATCCTGGATGGTCGGTACGCGGACACGCCGGAGGACTGCGCCGAGTTGATCGCGCGGTTCGTGGAGAACATGCAGCGCAAGCAGAAGCGGTTGCAGCGCAAGAAGAAGCGCGGCCTGCCGGTGTCGCGGGAGAACCCGTTGGACTGGCTGATTGTCGATGAGGTGGGGTTCCTGCTCGCCTACAACGCGGAGCACGCGCACGAGATCACCTCGGCGTGCTCGGTGATCTCCAGCATGGGGCGCGCTACCAACGACATTCTTGATGTCTACGTGCAGGAACCGTCCAAGGACGTGGTTCCGATCCGGGACCTGCTGCCGCACAGGGTGTGCCTGCGGGTCACCAGCGAACGGCACCCGGACATGGTCCTGGGCGACGGTGCCCGTGAGCGCGGCGCTATCGCGGATGAGATCTCTGCCGACGAGTCGAGCGCCGGTATCGGCTTCCGGGTCGACCCGCGTTCGCGCGTCCCCCGGCGGGTGCGAGCTGCCTACACGTCCGATGCGGACGTTGACGAGCTCGTGGCGTTCGTGAAGGCCGGTCCCGCCGATGGCGGCTCGGGTCTGCGCGCTGTCGCCTGA
- a CDS encoding GntR family transcriptional regulator, with protein MDLESSGHPYQQVAAKIAAKIAGGDLQPGERLAPIRQLAAEYGTTNATMQRSLAVLADDGWITRVPNVGVFVRNPDATTPATTAEVMRALEDLGAAVADLRQRVERLEGDGVVQAGRQPH; from the coding sequence ATGGACCTTGAGTCGTCCGGCCACCCGTACCAGCAGGTGGCGGCCAAGATCGCGGCGAAGATCGCGGGCGGTGACCTGCAACCGGGGGAGCGGCTGGCCCCGATCCGGCAGCTCGCGGCCGAGTACGGCACCACCAACGCCACGATGCAGCGTTCGTTGGCGGTACTGGCCGACGATGGCTGGATCACCCGCGTCCCCAACGTGGGGGTGTTCGTGCGCAACCCCGATGCCACGACCCCGGCAACCACCGCCGAGGTCATGCGGGCTCTTGAGGATCTTGGGGCCGCAGTGGCTGACCTGCGTCAACGGGTCGAACGACTCGAAGGCGACGGCGTCGTTCAAGCCGGCCGACAGCCTCACTGA